A segment of the Synechococcus sp. MEDNS5 genome:
AGAGGTTGTCCCTCCATGCCGGCAATGATTCTGTCGACGGCATCGTCGATCTCAGAGAGGCTGATTGACTCCTTACGGCGACGAGCGGTCAGAATCGCTGCTTCATTGAGAAGATTGGCCAGGTCAGCGCCTGTGAAACCAGGAGTGCGTCTGGCAATGCTGTCGAGTGAAAGCTCAGGATCGAGTTTCTTGTTTCTGGAATGAACTTCCAGAATGGAGAGTCGGCCTTTGATGTCAGGAGCGTCAACGGTGACCTGGCGATCGAATCGCCCGGGGCGCATCAGCGCTGAGTCGAGAACATCAGGGCGATTGGTTGCGGCGATGATGATGATTCCGCTGTTGCCCTCGAATCCGTCCATCTCTGTTAGCAGCTGATTGAGGGTCTGCTCACGTTCGTCATTTCCGCCACCAATACCCGCACCTCTCTGGCGACCAACGGCATCGATTTCATCAATGAAAATCAGGCAAGGGCTGTTTTCTTTGGCTCGCTTGAAGAGATCGCGAACGCGGCTGGCGCCAACACCCACAAACATCTCGACGAACTCCGATCCGGAGAGAGAGAAAAACGGAACGCCCGCTTCACCTGCGATCGCTTTGGCGAGCAGAGTCTTGCCCGTGCCCGGAGGGCCAACCAAAAGCAGCCCCTTGGGAATTTGTGCACCCACAGACGTGAACTTTTCAGGCTGCTTCAAGAAGGTGACAACCTCCTCGAGGTCTTGCTTGGCTTCATTGACGCCAGCGACATCGTCAAACATCACGCCGGTTTCAGCTTCCATCGCAAAACGGGCTTTTGTCTTTCCGAATTGCATGGCTTGGCCTGGGCCACCGGGCATGTTGTTGGAGCGTCGTGCCAGGAAAATCAGCGATCCAATCAGCAGCAAGGGAAACAGAAGATTTCCGAGCAGGCCAAGGGCCGGCGGAGCTGTTTTTGGAGGGTGAATGTCAAAGCTGATTCCTTCCTCCTTGAGTGTGTTGATCAGTTCAGGTGCAAGCCCAGGAAGATCGACTCTCAGACGCTGAACCCGATTATCAAGGTCGGGATCGACCGCTTCCACCACGGCATCCCGACCGCCGTCGTAGATGTCGACAGATGTGACACGTCCGGCTGCAACGTAGTCAAGGAAGCGTCCGTAGCTCATGCGAGCGACCGCGGTGTTCCGCGGCGCCACGGTGGGACCTCCGGGCTTAAGGCCGTTCAATCCACCGCTGCCGAGCACTTGCCAGGCCAGCACCAGAGCAATGGTGATGGGTAGACCCCAAAGAAGGATCTGGCGCCAGCGTTGGTTCATGGATCTCGTACCGATTGCGTGATCGTAAGAGCTGCCGGTGTTGAACTGCAGACGCAGATCTCACTAAAGACTGCGCAATGCCGTGATCGGATCAAGTCGTGCTGCTCGCCTGGCAGGAACCACACCGAAAAACAGGCCGATGGAGCCTGACAACCCCACAGTGACCAGGACTGTGGAGGCTCCGATCGCGGCCGGTAGGGGAGTGAACGCAGCAACCAAGGCGATGGCTCCGTATCCAGCGGCTGTTCCGATCACGCCGCCGAGGCTGGCCAGAACAAGCGACTCGACAAGAAACTGACGAAGAACATCGGAACTCCTGGCTCCGAGTGCCTTTCTCAGACCGATCTCCTCGGTGCGCTCGCTGACTGACACCAACATGATGTTCATAATTCCGATTCCGCCGACCAAGAGCGAAACGCCACCGATCGCACCCAACATCAGTGTGAGGCCACCAGTGATGGTGCCAACGATCGTGAGGGCATCCTGTTGGGAACGCACCGCGAAATCATCGTTGCGAAGGATCTTGTGCCGTTGGCGAAGAAGGTTGGAGATTTGGAACTTTGCAGCCCCGGTGCTCTGTTCAGAGAGGGCTTCAGCACTGATGAAACTCAAACTGATGCCATAGGTGGGATCGCGGCCGGTCAGCCTGCTCACCATGGTGGAGAGAGGGATGTAAGCGTTTTCATCTTGATTGGAGCCGAAGACTGCTCCCTTCGGTGCCATCACCCCAATCACCGTGAAACTCTGGTCACGGATCCGCAGGCTTTGTCCGATGGAACTGCCGCTGGGAAAGAGCTTGTCACGCAGATCAGGGCCAATCACCACAACGGTGCGCGCGGCTTTCACGTCCTGTTCTGTGATAAAACGACCTCTGGAGATCTCGAAACTTCTTACGGGAAGAAATTCCGGTGTGATCCCGAAGATCGCCGCTGTGCTGCTTCTCGCTCCAGCCTGAACAACTTCATTGGCATTGATCTGTGGTGCCACCCGCTTCACGCTCGGGACCTGCTCCGCAATCGCTTCAGCATCTTCAAGAACGAGCGTCTTCGGAAATGCCACACCTTGCCTGCGGGTGTCGTTGCTGCCGGGCACAACGAACAGCACATTGGCGCCAAGGGTGCTGAGTTGGCTCTCCGCAAGATTCTGAGCACCGCGTCCCACTCCCACGAGGGTGATCACGGACGCATTGCCGATCACGATCCCAAGCATGGTGAGCAGGCTTCGCAGGCGATTGGCTCTCAGTGTGGTGAGAGCCATCCCGACGGTTTCGGCGATAGGCAGGTTGCTCGCCATTCTTCTGTTCGTGTTTAGAGCATCGTGTCGAGTTTCATCAGCGTGTTGCTGCCGGTGCCGCGATGCACCGCACCTTCTTTGATGTGGAGGGTCACCACCTCACCTTCTCGCAGATCTCTGGTTGCATTGGCGACGCCGGTGATTACCGACAGACCGAGCCGACGGGCAATCACTGCAGCATGTGAATCATCACCCCCACATTCGGTGATGATCGCGGCGGCTTCACGGAACGCGTCGAGGTAGTCAGCGTTGGTGTCGCTGGCGACGAGGATGTCTCCGGGTTCCAGACGCGCGCAGTCGCTTGCGGTGAGGGCGATGCGGACCTTGCCACTGATCGAGCCGTTTCCGATTCCGGTTCCCCGGCCCAGCACAGCACTTACAATCCCCACCTTGATCAGATCCGTGGAACCGCTTACGCCTGCAAGAGTTCCGGCCGTTTGAACGCAGAGGTCTCCGTCTTTGAGAACTCCCATTTCCTGAGCCACACCCATCGCCAAAGTGAATGTTGCTGTCGTGCTTTTCTGCGTTTCGATCAGCAAGGGTGTGACACCCCAAACCAGCTGGAGTTTGCGTGCCACTGAGACTTCGGAAGTGATCGCGAGAATTGGCGTGGAGGGTCTGAATTTGCTCACGTTGTGAGCTGTGGCCCCACTTTTGGTGAGCGGGAGGATGGCCGCCGCATTGAGTTGTCGAGCAATGCTGCTCACTGCTCCGCTGATCGCATTGGGAATGGTGCTGGGCAGATGAGTATCAATCGGACGCTGGGGATAGTCCCGTTCGATCCGCCGCGCAATCGTGGCCATCGTTTCGACCGCTTCAACGGGAAAGTCCCCGACGGCGGTTTCATTCGAGAGCATCACCGCGTCGGTTCCATCCAGGATCGCGTTGGCCACATCACTCACCTCCGCTCGGGTGGGTCTGGGGCTTGATGCCATCGAGTCGAGCATCTGGGTTGCCGTGATGATCGGGATTCCCAGGCTGTTGGCCTTGTGAATCAGATCCTTCTGAAGCAGAGGAACCTCTTCAGCTGGCATCTCGACTCCGAGATCCCCGCGGGCCACCATGACCCCGTCGCACAGTGGCAAGATCGCGTCGATCTGGTCGATCGCTTCAAATTTCTCGATCTTCGCCACCACGGGGGTGGTGAAGCCATGCTTGCGAATGAGTTCTCGGATCTCCTGCATATCCGATGGGTTGCGCACGAAACTCAGGGCGACCCAGTCGACACCCTGCTGAAGTCCGAATGCAAGATCCTGGCGGTCTTTTTGGGTCAGAGCACGCACAGAGAGCTGCACGTCTGGGAAATTCACTC
Coding sequences within it:
- the ftsH gene encoding ATP-dependent zinc metalloprotease FtsH, with amino-acid sequence MNQRWRQILLWGLPITIALVLAWQVLGSGGLNGLKPGGPTVAPRNTAVARMSYGRFLDYVAAGRVTSVDIYDGGRDAVVEAVDPDLDNRVQRLRVDLPGLAPELINTLKEEGISFDIHPPKTAPPALGLLGNLLFPLLLIGSLIFLARRSNNMPGGPGQAMQFGKTKARFAMEAETGVMFDDVAGVNEAKQDLEEVVTFLKQPEKFTSVGAQIPKGLLLVGPPGTGKTLLAKAIAGEAGVPFFSLSGSEFVEMFVGVGASRVRDLFKRAKENSPCLIFIDEIDAVGRQRGAGIGGGNDEREQTLNQLLTEMDGFEGNSGIIIIAATNRPDVLDSALMRPGRFDRQVTVDAPDIKGRLSILEVHSRNKKLDPELSLDSIARRTPGFTGADLANLLNEAAILTARRRKESISLSEIDDAVDRIIAGMEGQPLTDGRSKRLIAYHEVGHALVGTLVKDHDPVQKVTLIPRGQAQGLTWFSPDEEQMLVSRAQLKARIMGALGGRAAEDVVFGRSEVTTGAGGDIQQVASMARQMVTRFGMSNLGPMSLEGGSQEVFLGRDLMTRSDVSEAISKQVDDQVRNIVMQCYQETLELVGAQREVMDDLVELLIEKETLDGDEFRDMVAQVTEIPEKERFSPVLS
- a CDS encoding ABC transporter permease, whose amino-acid sequence is MASNLPIAETVGMALTTLRANRLRSLLTMLGIVIGNASVITLVGVGRGAQNLAESQLSTLGANVLFVVPGSNDTRRQGVAFPKTLVLEDAEAIAEQVPSVKRVAPQINANEVVQAGARSSTAAIFGITPEFLPVRSFEISRGRFITEQDVKAARTVVVIGPDLRDKLFPSGSSIGQSLRIRDQSFTVIGVMAPKGAVFGSNQDENAYIPLSTMVSRLTGRDPTYGISLSFISAEALSEQSTGAAKFQISNLLRQRHKILRNDDFAVRSQQDALTIVGTITGGLTLMLGAIGGVSLLVGGIGIMNIMLVSVSERTEEIGLRKALGARSSDVLRQFLVESLVLASLGGVIGTAAGYGAIALVAAFTPLPAAIGASTVLVTVGLSGSIGLFFGVVPARRAARLDPITALRSL
- the pyk gene encoding pyruvate kinase, with product MAVLDLNRRTKIVATIGPATESAERIRELIQAGATTFRLNFSHGDHSEHAARMATIRQVAHELGVHIGILQDLQGPKIRLGRFEEGPITVGKGDHFSLTSKQVRCNQTVATVTYDRLADEVTAGSRILLDDGRVEMRVDRVDLADQTLHCVVTVGGVLSNNKGVNFPDVQLSVRALTQKDRQDLAFGLQQGVDWVALSFVRNPSDMQEIRELIRKHGFTTPVVAKIEKFEAIDQIDAILPLCDGVMVARGDLGVEMPAEEVPLLQKDLIHKANSLGIPIITATQMLDSMASSPRPTRAEVSDVANAILDGTDAVMLSNETAVGDFPVEAVETMATIARRIERDYPQRPIDTHLPSTIPNAISGAVSSIARQLNAAAILPLTKSGATAHNVSKFRPSTPILAITSEVSVARKLQLVWGVTPLLIETQKSTTATFTLAMGVAQEMGVLKDGDLCVQTAGTLAGVSGSTDLIKVGIVSAVLGRGTGIGNGSISGKVRIALTASDCARLEPGDILVASDTNADYLDAFREAAAIITECGGDDSHAAVIARRLGLSVITGVANATRDLREGEVVTLHIKEGAVHRGTGSNTLMKLDTML